Genomic segment of Nitrospirae bacterium CG2_30_53_67:
CATGGAAGAGGGAGGCCGGCATACGCCGTTTTTCAAGGGATACCGGCCCCAGTTTTATTTTCGGACCACGGACGTGACCGGCGTGGTGACGCTTCCGGAAGGGGTTGAGATGGTCATGCCTGGGGACAACATATCGGTTCAGGTGGAGCTGATCACCCCGATCGCCATGGAGAAAGAGCTTCGGTTTGCCATCCGAGAAGGCGGGCGGACCGTAGGCGCCGGCGTCATCAGCGAGATCATCGAATAGGCAAGACAAAATTTGAAATTTGAGATCTGAAATTTGAAATAGGACAAAAAGACATGCGAGAGATCGTGACATTGGTTTGTGCGGAGTGTAAACAGAAAAACTACACGACGACCAAAAACAAAAAATCCGCGCCGGACAAGCTGGAGTTCAAAAAATATTGTCCTTTCTGCAGGACCCACACCACCCACAAGGAAGGGAAAAAATAGGGGGAGGATTTTTCGGCGGGCGTGCAGAAGAAAAACCCGTAGGCCAGTAGCTCTAACGGCTAGAGCAGCGGACTCCAAATCCGCGGGTTGGGGGTTCGAATCCCTCCTGGCCTGCCAGGAAACATGAGAGGGCATTGGAAAGGCTCTCTTTTAGAGCAAAGAAAGGCGATCTGTGATGCAGAAGATCCGGACCTTCCTTGAAGAGGTCAAGGGAGAGATGAAGAAGGTGACTTGGCCGACTTTTTTGCAGACCAAGGGTTCCACCTGGGTGGTGATCATCATGGTCCTGATGATCGGCGTCTATTTCGGCGTCATTGATTTTTTTCTGGCAAAATTCATCCATATTTTCCTCGGCTGATACAGGCAGCGGGGCTGGAGTCGTCATGGCCGTTCAGTGGTATGTCGTCCATACCTATTCAGGATTTGAAGGAAAGGTCAAAGAACATATCCTCAAAAAGGTCGAGTCCCTCGGCCTGCAGGAGCAGATTTCAGAAATGATCATTCCTTCTGAGGACATTGTTGAACTGAGGGGCGGGAAGAAGAGAAGATCTTCAAGAAAGTTCTTTCCGGGATATATTCTGGTCAAAATGGAAATGAATGATGAAACCTGGCACATTGTCAACAGCACCCCCAAGGTGACGGGATTTCTGGGAGGAACCAAGAATCCGACGCCTCTGAAAGAGGAGGAGATGCAGGAGGTGCTCCAGCAGATGGATGCAGGGGTGGTGAGAACAACGTCAAAAGGGAATTTCGACAAGGGTGAAGTGGTGCGGATCGTGGACGGTCCTTTTGTCAATTTCAACGGGGTGGTGGATGAAGTCCATCCGGACCAGGGGAAACTGCGTGTGATGGTCAGCATCTTCGGAAGGGCCACCCCGGTGGAGCTTGAATTTCTGCAGGTCGAGAAGGAAAAGTAGCATATAAGATTTAATCATCTCCAAAAGAGTGGGTGAAAACATCAGGGGCCAAGGGGTCAAGGATTCCAGGGGTCAAGTGAAGTGCAAAAAACATAAGGGGCCGAGGGTCCTAGGGGTCAAGGGTTCCAGTGTTTTTCTCTGGAGATTTTGCTTGCGTTCTTGTACTCGGTTTACCGGTATCGGTATTTCACTTGACCCCTTGAACCCTGGAATCCTCGAACCCTTCTTACCCAATAGATGGGAGAAGAACCAGATTTAAGATTATGGAGGAATGAAAGAAGATGGCCAAGGAAGTGATCGCAAAGATAAAATTGCAGGTGACGGCAGGGGCTGCGAATCCCTCTCCTCCTGTGGGGCCCGCGCTCGGGCAGCACGGTGTCAACATCATGGAGTTCTGCAAGGCCTATAATGCCCGCACCCAAAATCAGCAGGGGATGATCATCCCTGTTGAAATTACGGTCTATGCAGATCGTTCTTTTACCTTCATCACCAAGACTCCGCCTGCGGCCACGCTTCTCAAGAAGGCTGCCGGTATTGACAAGGGGTCTGGGGAGCCGCACATGAAAAAGGTGGGCAAGGTGAGCCGTGACGAGGTCAGAAAGATAGCTGAGCTCAAGATGCCGGATCTCAATGCCAAGGATCTCGAAGGGGCCATGAAGATCATCGCCGGGACGGCGCGCAGCATGGGTATCGAGGTGGAATAGGAGTCGACCGATGAAAAAAGCAGGGAAGAAATATCAGGCAGCTCTGGAGAAAGTGAACAGGCTAAAACTCTATCCGATCAAGGAAGCCTTTGAACTGGTATCCCAGACAAAGGCTGCAAGCTATGACGAGAGTGTGGACATCGCCGTGAGGCTGGGGGTCAATCCCAAATATTCGGACCAGATGGTGCGGGGCGCCGTGGCGCTGCCGCATGGGACCGGGAAAAGCGTACGCGTTCTGGTCTTTGCCAAAGGCGAAAAGGAAAAGGAGGCCAGGGATGCCGGAGCGGACATGGTCGGCGCTGAAGATCTGGTTGCGAAGATCAAAGGGGGATGGCTGGAGTTCGACCGGGTGATTGCCACGCCGGACATGATGGGACTGGTCGGCCCATTGGGTAAAATCCTCGGCCCACGGGGGCTGATGCCCAATCCGAAATTGGGCACGGTGACCTTTGAACTGGCCCGGACCGTCAAGGAGATCAAGGCCGGAAAGATCGAGTTCCGTACGGAAAAAGCCGGGATTGTTCACGCCATACTCGGCAAGTCATCCTTCGATTCTCAAAAACTTTATGAAAACAGCGCCGCTTTTTTTGAGATCCTGTTTAAACTGAAACCCGCGAGCAGCAAGGGCCAGTACTTAAGGAGCGTCGTGATCTCCACGACCATGGGGCCGGGCATCAAACTGGATCCGGTCGAGATCATGAATTTTTTTGGTCATTAAATAAGTATTTTATTTATTCAAACCCCTGAGATTTCGACGGGCAGGATACCCGCCGGGCCTTTTGGGTCAACCTGTCAGAGACAGCAGGCGGTCTCTTTGAGATGAGAGTCTTAATCGGGGTATCCCGGCCTGCCGAGGCAGATCGTATTCCGCTTTTTTATGGAAAAGGTTCTGTCCTCTGATGGTGTGCACAGGCATCAAATTCCGGATGAATCATTCCGGGAACCCAGCCTGTGAACAGATTAGAGGAAAGGAGGAGTGAGCCGTTGAACAAACAGGAAAAGATAGAGATGGTTGCAGCTCTGCGGGAAAAATTCTCCAGGGCTAAAATGGCATTGCTGACGGATTACCGAGGCATGAGCGTCTCCGAGATGACCGGACTCCGCAGGAAACTACGGGGCGCATCCGTGGAATACGGCGTCGTCAAAAACAGCCTGGCGAGAATCGCATCAGATGGGACGACCTTGGAGCCGATCAAGGATCAATTTGAAGGTCCTACAGCAGTCGTGTTGAGTTACGAGGACCCGGTTGCGCCGGCCAAGATTCTGACCGATGCTCTCAAGGAGAATAAATACCTGGCGATCCGCACAGGCGTTTTCGAAGGAGCGGTTCTCAGCAAGGCCGAGATCGCTACCCTCGCGTCTCTCCCTTCACGGGAAGCGCTTCTCGGCATGTTCCTGCGGGTTCTTCAGAGTCCGCTGACCGGGTTGATGACGGTGATGCAGGCGCCCTTGAGAAATTTGCTGAACGCCTTGAATGCCGTAAAGGAAAAGAAGGCCGCGTAGTAAGGCCGGGAGGAAAGAGGGCTCGTGGAGAGGTGCTGCTGTTCGTTTATGTAACAAGATCCGATCCGGCGCCAAAGGCATCCGGACATCATGATGGAGGAAGAGTAGAAAATGGCTATAACCAAAGAAGACGTTTTGAATTATATCGAAAAGGCGAACATGTTGGAAATCTCCGATTTGGTAAAAGAAATCGAGAACAAGTTCGGTGTTTCAGCCGCTCCTGTGGCTTATGCGGCAGGGCCGCAGGCCGCAGGGGAGGCGGCGGCCGTTGAGGAGAAGACGGCTTTCGATGTGATCCTCTCTGCTGTCGGAGAGAAGAAGATCCAGGTGATCAAAGAGGTCAGGGCGATTACCAGTCTCGGACTCAAAGAGGCCAAGGATCTGGTCGAAGGGGCGCCCAAGACCGTGAAAGAAGGGGTCTCCAAGGAAGAAGCCGCTCAGATCAAGGAGAAACTCTCGGCGGTAGGGGCGACGGTGGAGATCAAGTAGGTCTTCCGTTCCCGCCGGGGAAAGCAGCCTCGGCTGAAGGTTTTTCTGCGATATTGCCCAATGAGGAGTCCCATATGCATAAGGTGAGCCAGCCCGGTCTCAGGGTTCGGAAAGATTTTTCCAAGATTCGCGCCGTGATGGATATCCCGGATCTGATCGAGATCCAGAAACGTTCTTACAAGATGTTTCTGCAGGAAGGCATGGCGCCGGACAAGCGTGAAGATACAGGTCTGCAGTCGGCCTTCAACAGCGTTTTCCCCATCACGGACTTCAACGAGACACTCTCTCTTGAGTTCGTGGATTACTCCCTTGGCGAACCCAAGTATGACATCATTGAATGCCTGCAACGCGGGGCGACCTATGCGGCGCCTCTTCGAGCCCGCATGCGTCTGATTGTCTACGACGTTCCTGAGGAGGGCAAAGGGAACAGGTCGGTCCGGGACATCAAGGAACAGGAAGTCTACCTGGGGGAGATCCCTCTCATGACGCCGAACGGGACCTTTATCGTCAACGGGACCGAGCGCGTCATCGTCAGTCAGCTCCACCGGTCACCGGGCGCCTTCTTCAGTTATGAGAAGGGGAAGACCAGTTCCGAGAAGCTCCTCTATACGGCCAGGATCATCCCGTACCGGGGTTCATGGCTCGATTTCGAGTTTGACTCCAAGGACCTGCTCTATGTCCGCATCGACCGCAGAAGAAAGCTTCTCGCGACCATCCTGCTCAGGGCGCTGGGTTTCAGCGCCCAGCAGCTGCTGAAGATCTATTACCAGACGGAAAGATTGCACGTGGATGACAAGGAGAACATCATCAAGGACGTGAATCCCGATGTTCTGAAGGGGACACGCGCCACGTCGAACATTTATGCGCCGGGCGCCCGGAAGATCATTGTCAAGGAGGGGTACAAGATCACCAAGGTCGCCCTGAAGCGCATTGTCGAATCCGGTCTGAAGGAGATGAAGGTCCAGAAAGAGGAACTGCTCGGAAGGGTCGTTCTTGATGACATTGTGGATCCGTCAACCGGCGAAGTCCTCGTGGAAGGGAACACCGAGCTGACCGAAGATATGGTGAATACCATTCTACAGAGAAAAGTCCGGGAATTTGAGATCCTTTTCATAGACAATATCCATGTCAGCTCGGCCCTCAGGGACACCCTGGCCCATGACAAGGTGGCCTCTCCCGAGGAAGCCATGATCGAGATCTACAAACGGATGCGGCCGGGAGAACCGCCTACGCTGGAGACGGCCAGGCATCTCTTTAACGACCTCTTCTTCAATCCTCGGCGCTACGATCTTTCTCCTGTGGGGCGTCTCAAGATGAACCACAAACTCGGCCTGGATATTCCCAGGGATGCCCGCACCCTGACCAAAGAGGATATCATCCGCACTGTCAAACACCTGATCGACTTGAAAAACGGGATCGGCGCCGTGGACGACATTGATCATCTCGGGAACCGGCGGGTCCGGTCCGTGGGTGAGCTGCTGGAAAACCAGATCCGCATCGGCCTGGTCCGGATGGAACGGACCATCCGTGAGCGGATGAACCTTCAGGATGCGGAGACGGTCCTTCCCAAGACCCTGATCAACGCCAAGCCGGTTTCTGCGGCCATCAAGGAATTCTTCGGGAGCAGCCAGCTTTCACAGTTCATGGACCAGACCAATCCTCTCTCCGAGATCACGCACAAGCGGAGGCTCTCAGCCCTGGGGCCGGGCGGACTGACGCGGGAGCGGGCCGGATTTGCCGTCCGGGACGTGCACCCGACCCATTACGGGAGGATTTGTCCGATCGAGACCCCTGAAGGTCCCAATATCGGACTGATCACCTCTCTTTCCACCTATGCCCGTGTCAATGAATACGGTTTTATTGAAGCCCCCTATTCAAAGGCAGAGAACGGATGGATTACCGACCAGGTGAAATTCCTCAACGCGCTGGAAGGGGAACAGTATGTCATCGCTCAGGCCAATACGCCGCTCGATGCCAAGGGAAAGATCTCCGTCAGCCTGGTCTCTGCGAGGAAACAGGGGGATTTTATCATGGTCCCGCCGGAACAGGTGGACTATATGGATGTCTCTCCGAAACAGATGGTGAGCGTGGCCACAGCGCTGATTCCTTTCCTTGAGCATGACGATGCCAACCGGGCCCTCATGGGTTCCAATATGCAGCGTCAGGCTGTTCCGCTTCTCAAGACCGAGGCCCCGATCGTGGGGACCGGTATGGAATCCGTGGTGGCCAGGGACTCAGGCGTGGTTTCGATCGCCCGCAGACCCGGGGTGGTGGA
This window contains:
- a CDS encoding preprotein translocase subunit SecE; the encoded protein is MMQKIRTFLEEVKGEMKKVTWPTFLQTKGSTWVVIIMVLMIGVYFGVIDFFLAKFIHIFLG
- a CDS encoding 50S ribosomal protein L33, producing MREIVTLVCAECKQKNYTTTKNKKSAPDKLEFKKYCPFCRTHTTHKEGKK
- a CDS encoding 50S ribosomal protein L10; translation: MVAALREKFSRAKMALLTDYRGMSVSEMTGLRRKLRGASVEYGVVKNSLARIASDGTTLEPIKDQFEGPTAVVLSYEDPVAPAKILTDALKENKYLAIRTGVFEGAVLSKAEIATLASLPSREALLGMFLRVLQSPLTGLMTVMQAPLRNLLNALNAVKEKKAA
- a CDS encoding 50S ribosomal protein L1, with the protein product MKKAGKKYQAALEKVNRLKLYPIKEAFELVSQTKAASYDESVDIAVRLGVNPKYSDQMVRGAVALPHGTGKSVRVLVFAKGEKEKEARDAGADMVGAEDLVAKIKGGWLEFDRVIATPDMMGLVGPLGKILGPRGLMPNPKLGTVTFELARTVKEIKAGKIEFRTEKAGIVHAILGKSSFDSQKLYENSAAFFEILFKLKPASSKGQYLRSVVISTTMGPGIKLDPVEIMNFFGH
- a CDS encoding 50S ribosomal protein L11, with protein sequence MAKEVIAKIKLQVTAGAANPSPPVGPALGQHGVNIMEFCKAYNARTQNQQGMIIPVEITVYADRSFTFITKTPPAATLLKKAAGIDKGSGEPHMKKVGKVSRDEVRKIAELKMPDLNAKDLEGAMKIIAGTARSMGIEVE
- a CDS encoding 50S ribosomal protein L7/L12; this translates as MAITKEDVLNYIEKANMLEISDLVKEIENKFGVSAAPVAYAAGPQAAGEAAAVEEKTAFDVILSAVGEKKIQVIKEVRAITSLGLKEAKDLVEGAPKTVKEGVSKEEAAQIKEKLSAVGATVEIK
- a CDS encoding transcription termination/antitermination factor NusG, whose protein sequence is MAVQWYVVHTYSGFEGKVKEHILKKVESLGLQEQISEMIIPSEDIVELRGGKKRRSSRKFFPGYILVKMEMNDETWHIVNSTPKVTGFLGGTKNPTPLKEEEMQEVLQQMDAGVVRTTSKGNFDKGEVVRIVDGPFVNFNGVVDEVHPDQGKLRVMVSIFGRATPVELEFLQVEKEK
- a CDS encoding DNA-directed RNA polymerase subunit beta — protein: MHKVSQPGLRVRKDFSKIRAVMDIPDLIEIQKRSYKMFLQEGMAPDKREDTGLQSAFNSVFPITDFNETLSLEFVDYSLGEPKYDIIECLQRGATYAAPLRARMRLIVYDVPEEGKGNRSVRDIKEQEVYLGEIPLMTPNGTFIVNGTERVIVSQLHRSPGAFFSYEKGKTSSEKLLYTARIIPYRGSWLDFEFDSKDLLYVRIDRRRKLLATILLRALGFSAQQLLKIYYQTERLHVDDKENIIKDVNPDVLKGTRATSNIYAPGARKIIVKEGYKITKVALKRIVESGLKEMKVQKEELLGRVVLDDIVDPSTGEVLVEGNTELTEDMVNTILQRKVREFEILFIDNIHVSSALRDTLAHDKVASPEEAMIEIYKRMRPGEPPTLETARHLFNDLFFNPRRYDLSPVGRLKMNHKLGLDIPRDARTLTKEDIIRTVKHLIDLKNGIGAVDDIDHLGNRRVRSVGELLENQIRIGLVRMERTIRERMNLQDAETVLPKTLINAKPVSAAIKEFFGSSQLSQFMDQTNPLSEITHKRRLSALGPGGLTRERAGFAVRDVHPTHYGRICPIETPEGPNIGLITSLSTYARVNEYGFIEAPYSKAENGWITDQVKFLNALEGEQYVIAQANTPLDAKGKISVSLVSARKQGDFIMVPPEQVDYMDVSPKQMVSVATALIPFLEHDDANRALMGSNMQRQAVPLLKTEAPIVGTGMESVVARDSGVVSIARRPGVVDYVDAQKIVIKADKEKQGRSSTGSRLDIYNLLKYQRSNQNTCINQKPIVKKGDHVVQGQIIADGPATDQGELALGQNVLVAFMPWRGFNYEDAILISEKLAREDRYTSIHIEEFMMEARDTKLGQEDITRDIPNVSEEGLRDLDESGIVRIGAEVKHGDILVGKVTPKGETQLTPEEKLLRAIFGEKAGDVRDASLRVPPGIEGTVVDVRVFVRRGVDKDERTLSMEDEDILKIQKDYEEEMRIIQEEYLSKKRSLLVGYKVVESVRHPEKKKVLLKKGGVLSPEIIEEIPLDLFESIEVETDDSLKEKREALEDRHQENLADIQTFYDEKINRVRKGDELPPGVIKMVKVYVAMKRRLSVGDKMAGRHGNKGVVSKILPIEDMPYLPDGRSVDIVLNPLGVPSRMNIGQILETHLGWAAKALGLYIATPVFDGATEKEIKEMLKKAGLPTRGQSVLYDGKTGEPFHQDVTVGCMYIMKLHHLVDDKLHARSIGPYSLVTQQPLGGKAQFGGQRLGEMEVWALEAYGAAHTLQEFLTVKSDDVSGRTRIYESIVKGQNILECGLPESFNVLVKELQSLCLDVELI